One Rhipicephalus microplus isolate Deutch F79 chromosome 4, USDA_Rmic, whole genome shotgun sequence genomic window carries:
- the LOC119171955 gene encoding putative ferric-chelate reductase 1 homolog, translated as MKMAALLLVVLLVAAVARAFPDGAPVGACDSFMPRHGTTAALPNPTSPYAVVQSKAHYNPGDIVTVTVTTSGPSFKGFIVQGFNPQTREVIGEFLGGPGTHVIPQCSAITHENNRNKKAATLNWKAPLNSGPVMFRATVVKSFTEFYANLLSQSAGY; from the exons ATGAAGATGGCGGCGCTACTCCTCGTCGTGCTGCTGGTGGCCGCAGTGGCACGGGCGTTCCCCGACGGAGCACCGGTGGGGGCGTGCGACTCGTTCATGCCCCGGCACGGGACCACAGCTGCGTTGCCCAACCCAACCTCCCCGTACGCCGTGGTGCAGTCCAAGGCGCACTACAACCCCGGCGACATCGTCACAG TGACAGTGACGACGAGCGGCCCGTCCTTCAAGGGCTTCATCGTGCAGGGCTTCAACCCGCAGACGCGCGAGGTGATCGGCGAATTCCTGGGCGGTCCGGGAACCCACGTCATCCCGCAGTGCTCTGCCATCACGCACGAAAACAACCGAAACAAAAAGGCGGCCACGCTCAACTGGAAAGCGCCGCTTAATTCCGGACCCGTAATGTTCAG ggcCACCGTTGTAAAATCCTTTACGGAGTTCTACGCCAACCTGCTAAGTCAAAGCGCAGGCTATTGA